The following proteins are encoded in a genomic region of Sulfurovum indicum:
- a CDS encoding peptidylprolyl isomerase: protein MIKKFLIGLLMIALEVGTLHAVENKVPVVVLETNVGKIELQMFPKAAPLAVENFVTHVKNGYYDGVIFHRVIKGFMIQGGDPTGTGRGGESIWGKEFKNEYAPNLVFDRPFLLAMANRGPNTNGSQFFITTVPTPHLNGGYTIFGKVVKGQDVVRKIENVTTDRSDRPMFDQKIKKAYIKK from the coding sequence ATGATTAAAAAATTTTTAATAGGATTATTGATGATAGCGTTGGAAGTCGGTACGCTTCATGCTGTCGAAAATAAAGTACCGGTTGTCGTACTTGAGACCAATGTAGGGAAAATAGAGCTTCAAATGTTTCCCAAGGCAGCACCGCTTGCTGTAGAGAATTTTGTGACACATGTGAAGAACGGATACTACGATGGAGTGATCTTTCACAGAGTTATCAAAGGCTTCATGATACAGGGAGGTGATCCGACCGGTACAGGAAGAGGCGGTGAGTCGATTTGGGGGAAAGAGTTTAAGAATGAGTATGCTCCCAATCTTGTTTTCGACAGGCCCTTTCTGCTTGCTATGGCAAACAGAGGCCCAAATACCAACGGAAGCCAGTTTTTCATTACAACGGTTCCTACACCGCATTTGAACGGTGGCTATACGATCTTTGGCAAAGTAGTCAAAGGGCAGGATGTGGTCAGAAAGATTGAAAATGTTACTACTGACAGAAGTGACAGACCTATGTTTGACCAGAAGATCAAAAAAGCGTATATTAAAAAGTAA
- the rny gene encoding ribonuclease Y encodes MIGVMTLSGVAGVVVGTGISYLWLKSSAEKRFAHLEYEAKAKAKAISNEAELLLQETEVKLKAKALEQEAEFQKRMAEVDERNRALILQRKELENEEEKLASMQHRLLEREEQLEALEIQKNEQISEAVEKLQHVASLTREEAKAFILEKVEEQSRSEVAAIVRKYEKIAKEEAEKKANYILAQATTRYAGEFAGERLINLVNLPSDEHKGRIIGKEGRNIKALEMLLGVDIIIDETPGVILVSSFNLYRRAIATRVIEILVEDGRIHPGRIEEVHAKVEKEFEQKTYEEGENILIDLGLFPMHEELIKLIGRLKYRASYGQNALAHTLEVAKLARVMAAEMGGDEKLAMRAGLLHDIGKALTQDLGGSHVEIGAELCRRYNEHPTVVNAIYAHHGHKEPDSVESAAVCAADTLSAARPGARREVLESFTKRVKEIEEIATSKPNVQKAYAINAGREIRVFVNAQKVNDNETVLLSKEIAKEIEEKVQYPGEIKVSVIRETRAASIAR; translated from the coding sequence ATGATAGGAGTAATGACACTCTCCGGTGTAGCCGGAGTTGTGGTGGGTACAGGTATCAGTTACCTGTGGCTTAAAAGCAGTGCGGAGAAACGTTTTGCCCATTTGGAGTATGAAGCCAAAGCCAAGGCTAAAGCCATTAGCAATGAGGCGGAGCTTCTGCTGCAGGAAACTGAGGTGAAACTCAAGGCCAAGGCCCTGGAACAGGAAGCTGAGTTTCAAAAGCGTATGGCAGAGGTTGATGAACGCAACCGCGCTTTGATACTGCAGCGTAAAGAGTTGGAAAATGAAGAGGAAAAGCTTGCTTCGATGCAGCATCGTCTGCTTGAGAGAGAGGAACAGCTTGAAGCACTTGAAATCCAAAAAAATGAACAGATATCCGAGGCAGTGGAAAAACTGCAGCATGTTGCATCGTTGACAAGAGAAGAAGCAAAAGCTTTTATTCTTGAAAAGGTAGAGGAGCAGAGTCGTTCAGAAGTAGCTGCTATTGTACGAAAATATGAGAAAATAGCCAAAGAAGAGGCTGAAAAGAAAGCCAATTATATTCTTGCACAGGCAACAACCCGATATGCGGGAGAGTTCGCAGGAGAACGGCTTATCAATCTGGTCAATCTCCCAAGTGATGAACACAAAGGGCGTATCATCGGGAAAGAGGGCCGCAATATAAAAGCACTGGAGATGCTGCTTGGTGTTGATATTATTATCGATGAGACACCGGGGGTAATACTGGTCAGCTCTTTCAACCTCTATCGCCGTGCCATCGCTACACGGGTGATCGAAATACTTGTTGAAGATGGACGTATCCACCCTGGACGTATTGAAGAGGTACATGCAAAGGTAGAGAAGGAGTTCGAACAGAAAACCTATGAGGAGGGCGAGAATATTCTTATAGACCTGGGACTCTTTCCGATGCATGAGGAGCTGATCAAACTGATAGGACGTTTGAAATATCGTGCAAGTTATGGGCAGAATGCATTGGCTCATACTCTTGAAGTAGCTAAACTGGCACGGGTAATGGCCGCAGAAATGGGAGGAGACGAAAAACTGGCGATGAGGGCAGGACTTTTGCATGATATCGGTAAAGCGTTGACACAGGATCTGGGCGGTTCACATGTGGAGATAGGTGCAGAGCTTTGCAGACGCTATAACGAACATCCAACGGTTGTCAATGCTATTTATGCGCATCATGGACATAAAGAACCAGACTCTGTCGAAAGTGCGGCAGTTTGTGCGGCCGATACGCTTTCCGCTGCCAGGCCGGGGGCAAGAAGAGAGGTACTTGAAAGTTTTACCAAACGGGTCAAAGAGATAGAGGAGATTGCCACATCCAAACCAAATGTCCAAAAGGCCTATGCGATCAATGCCGGACGTGAGATACGTGTCTTTGTCAATGCACAGAAAGTGAATGACAACGAAACAGTTCTGCTAAGCAAAGAGATTGCAAAAGAGATAGAAGAGAAGGTGCAGTACCCCGGGGAGATCAAAGTCAGTGTCATCAGGGAAACACGTGCAGCAAGTATTGCCAGGTAA
- a CDS encoding 5-formyltetrahydrofolate cyclo-ligase: MEETVKSKKSVFREACLKRLKRASRHGIRHKDKKVLKKLYLLIKEEKASSVMLYLPLANEVNIYPLIRHLRQEKLKLYVPFMEGKSFRLVKYRYPLRTKRFGIKEPKRSKQYRKKQIDIAVVPIVGMDAAYRRVGFGKGMYDRFFEKEIKNIKKVVFVARELCFSKEIVTDHYDVKADLVIVP, encoded by the coding sequence ATGGAAGAAACAGTAAAAAGCAAAAAGTCGGTATTCAGAGAGGCATGTTTAAAGCGTCTGAAACGTGCAAGCAGGCATGGTATACGACATAAAGACAAAAAAGTTTTAAAAAAACTCTATCTACTGATAAAAGAGGAGAAAGCCTCTTCTGTAATGCTTTATTTGCCTCTTGCCAATGAGGTGAACATCTATCCTCTTATCAGACACTTAAGACAGGAAAAACTAAAACTCTATGTGCCGTTTATGGAAGGTAAAAGTTTCAGGTTGGTAAAATATAGATACCCGCTGAGAACAAAGCGTTTTGGTATTAAAGAACCGAAAAGATCAAAACAGTATAGAAAAAAACAGATAGATATAGCGGTCGTACCGATAGTGGGGATGGATGCTGCATACAGACGTGTAGGATTCGGAAAAGGAATGTACGACAGATTTTTTGAAAAAGAGATTAAAAATATAAAAAAAGTAGTATTTGTGGCACGGGAACTCTGTTTTTCCAAAGAGATCGTGACAGATCATTATGATGTAAAAGCAGATCTGGTTATCGTGCCCTGA
- a CDS encoding TlpA family protein disulfide reductase — protein MKTYSNIQLLSIVFTLLFLLDGCKEKPKDELPHEQSIKNMPETHSKKIIEEIKGEKDITEENTTEKNISRKEISAPLSSKADKLFHLGDHNGFKHAVSIENEKLLFKDIPQPVVILNFFSTWSLPCQGEAPYLADLQKKYEKELFVLGILLHPDDHLQELETFIQKNNASFFISSSSENDAFVKEIAKMLHLPDILPIPLTIIYKDGHPYRYYEGAVPVEMIEHDIKSLLKQ, from the coding sequence GTGAAAACATACTCTAACATTCAGCTTCTTTCTATAGTTTTCACACTTCTTTTCCTGCTTGACGGATGCAAAGAGAAACCCAAAGATGAACTCCCCCATGAACAAAGTATTAAAAACATGCCTGAGACACACTCCAAAAAGATTATAGAAGAGATCAAAGGGGAAAAAGACATAACAGAAGAAAATACTACTGAAAAAAACATAAGCAGGAAAGAGATATCAGCACCCCTCTCTTCCAAGGCCGATAAACTCTTCCATCTTGGTGACCATAACGGGTTCAAACATGCCGTTTCTATAGAGAATGAGAAGCTGCTTTTCAAAGATATTCCGCAGCCTGTTGTCATTCTGAATTTCTTCAGCACCTGGTCTCTTCCCTGTCAGGGAGAGGCTCCATATCTTGCAGATCTTCAAAAAAAATATGAAAAAGAGCTCTTCGTTTTAGGGATACTCCTGCATCCCGATGACCATCTGCAGGAGCTGGAAACATTCATTCAGAAAAATAATGCTTCTTTTTTTATCTCAAGCAGCAGTGAGAACGATGCCTTTGTCAAAGAGATAGCCAAAATGCTTCACTTGCCGGATATACTCCCCATTCCATTGACGATTATTTACAAAGACGGGCACCCTTACCGCTATTATGAAGGGGCTGTTCCCGTCGAGATGATAGAGCACGACATCAAGTCATTATTAAAACAGTAA
- the ftsY gene encoding signal recognition particle-docking protein FtsY, whose product MFNILKKVFGKTGDAIKEVVPEKKKEITKDEFEDILLEADVNYELVERLLEALPEKINRIQAFNSLISVFQYKADWKESDNKPYIEMIIGVNGAGKTTTIAKLAYRYKEMGHDVILGAGDTFRAAAIEQLSRWAEKLNIPIIATQQGHDPSAVVYDSIESAKAKGIDNVIIDTAGRLHTQTNLSEELKKMIRVAGKAMEGAPHRKMLILDGTQGSSSINQAKAFNEMVGVDGIIITKLDGTAKGGSVLSIADELQMPIFYIGTGEQPKDLIRFKANEYVNTILDEIFI is encoded by the coding sequence ATGTTCAACATATTGAAAAAAGTATTTGGAAAAACAGGTGACGCAATTAAAGAGGTGGTCCCTGAGAAGAAAAAAGAGATTACCAAAGATGAATTCGAAGATATCCTGCTTGAAGCAGATGTCAACTATGAACTGGTAGAGCGTCTACTTGAAGCGTTGCCGGAGAAGATTAACCGTATTCAAGCCTTCAACTCCCTTATCTCCGTTTTCCAATATAAAGCAGACTGGAAGGAGAGTGATAACAAACCGTATATAGAAATGATCATCGGCGTAAACGGTGCAGGAAAGACCACTACTATTGCCAAACTTGCATACCGCTATAAAGAGATGGGGCACGATGTTATTCTTGGTGCCGGAGACACTTTTCGCGCTGCTGCAATAGAACAGCTTAGCAGATGGGCAGAAAAACTGAATATACCTATCATTGCTACTCAGCAGGGGCATGACCCTTCCGCTGTCGTGTATGACAGCATAGAATCAGCAAAAGCAAAAGGAATTGACAATGTCATTATTGATACTGCCGGCAGACTCCATACACAAACCAATCTTAGTGAAGAACTGAAAAAAATGATCCGAGTTGCAGGAAAAGCAATGGAAGGAGCACCCCATCGAAAAATGCTTATACTTGACGGTACACAGGGAAGCTCTTCTATCAACCAGGCCAAAGCATTCAATGAAATGGTCGGGGTTGACGGCATTATCATCACAAAGCTTGACGGTACAGCAAAAGGCGGTTCGGTACTCAGTATCGCTGATGAACTGCAAATGCCTATTTTTTATATAGGTACAGGCGAGCAGCCTAAAGACTTGATCAGATTTAAAGCAAATGAATATGTCAATACTATTTTAGATGAAATCTTTATCTAA
- a CDS encoding lysophospholipid acyltransferase family protein codes for MNFHKIKQFIHALYLTNSFGFRLRQTKDSREKKRLRLAYSKAQLNALNIEVKVENIENLPAQGQYLLVSNHRTIIDPPIIETALEHTDIFGLWVSKKELYNSFFFGLFVRNAGCILLDREKSQMSGFFSDIKKGVEKGNSIFIFPEGTRNKTNAPISAFKEGSRIIALKNRLPILPVYIKGNAANVLKDALEDSSQKREIVIVIGNMIDYKEKGDLETLYRERFSI; via the coding sequence TTGAATTTTCATAAAATAAAGCAGTTTATCCATGCACTTTACCTGACCAACAGTTTCGGGTTCAGATTAAGACAAACCAAAGATTCTAGAGAAAAGAAAAGGTTAAGACTTGCGTACTCAAAAGCACAGTTGAATGCACTGAATATAGAGGTAAAGGTGGAGAATATAGAGAATCTGCCTGCGCAGGGGCAGTATCTGCTTGTCAGTAATCATCGTACCATTATTGACCCGCCTATCATAGAGACTGCTTTGGAACATACAGATATTTTTGGATTATGGGTTTCAAAAAAAGAGCTTTACAACTCATTTTTTTTCGGCTTGTTTGTACGTAATGCCGGTTGTATACTTCTGGATAGGGAAAAGAGCCAGATGAGTGGTTTTTTTTCTGACATCAAAAAAGGGGTTGAAAAGGGAAATTCTATCTTTATTTTTCCCGAGGGCACACGAAATAAAACTAACGCACCGATCTCTGCATTCAAAGAGGGTTCACGTATTATTGCTTTGAAGAACAGATTGCCGATACTGCCTGTATATATTAAAGGAAATGCTGCCAATGTTTTGAAAGATGCACTTGAAGACAGCAGTCAGAAACGGGAAATTGTCATAGTGATCGGGAATATGATAGATTATAAAGAAAAAGGAGATCTGGAGACTCTGTATCGAGAGAGATTTTCTATATAG
- the radA gene encoding DNA repair protein RadA gives MAKKKTLFECQACGFQSPRWMGKCTSCNQWETMVELTADQIKFLKETTSTAQNVSSKAKPITQIDEDNIVRFPSGSKELDLVLGGGIVPGSLTLIGGSPGIGKSTLLLKIAGNLAGQDKKILYVSGEESAGQIKLRANRLQANHDNLYLLSEINLGSVIAEINRQTYEFIVIDSIQTLYSDETPSAPGSVTQVRTITFELMRIAKSLHIPIFIIGHITKDGSIAGPRVLEHMVDTVLYFEGDSNSELRLLRGFKNRFGSTNEVGIFEMNKEGLNDAKSMAGRFFNKDKLQSGSALTVIMEGSRPIIIEVQALVSEAYGHPKRSSTGFDNNRLNMLLALLEKKLDLPLGTYDVFINISGGIKINEPSADLAIIAAILSSYRDRELSSETLFLGEVSLTGEIREIPGLTQRLKEIETQGFKKALIPNKPIEHTDVKCFVTDEVSKVVDWM, from the coding sequence ATGGCGAAGAAAAAGACACTCTTTGAATGCCAGGCATGCGGATTTCAGTCTCCAAGATGGATGGGAAAGTGTACCTCATGTAACCAATGGGAAACAATGGTAGAACTTACTGCCGATCAGATAAAGTTTCTCAAGGAGACGACGTCTACTGCCCAAAACGTATCCTCAAAAGCCAAACCAATTACACAGATCGATGAAGATAATATTGTCCGTTTTCCTTCAGGAAGCAAAGAGCTCGACCTGGTACTTGGCGGAGGTATTGTACCGGGATCCCTCACACTTATTGGTGGCAGTCCGGGTATCGGTAAATCCACACTGCTTCTAAAAATTGCAGGCAACCTGGCCGGGCAGGACAAGAAAATCCTTTATGTTTCCGGAGAAGAGTCTGCAGGGCAGATAAAACTGCGTGCAAACAGACTGCAGGCTAACCATGACAATCTCTATCTTCTTTCAGAGATCAATCTTGGATCCGTTATTGCAGAGATCAATAGACAGACTTATGAATTCATCGTTATTGACTCTATCCAAACCCTCTACTCCGACGAAACACCTTCCGCTCCTGGTTCGGTTACTCAGGTACGTACCATTACTTTCGAATTAATGCGTATCGCCAAAAGCCTGCATATTCCTATCTTCATCATAGGACACATTACCAAAGACGGCTCCATTGCGGGACCAAGAGTCCTTGAACATATGGTTGACACCGTACTTTACTTTGAAGGAGACAGCAACTCTGAACTGCGCCTGCTTCGTGGATTCAAGAACCGTTTTGGCTCAACAAATGAAGTTGGCATCTTTGAAATGAATAAAGAAGGACTCAATGATGCTAAAAGCATGGCAGGTCGTTTCTTTAACAAAGACAAACTTCAGTCAGGCTCTGCTCTCACTGTTATCATGGAAGGAAGCCGTCCTATTATTATCGAAGTCCAGGCCCTTGTCAGTGAAGCTTACGGACACCCTAAACGAAGCTCTACCGGCTTTGATAATAACAGGCTTAATATGCTTTTGGCTCTGCTTGAAAAGAAGCTGGACCTGCCCCTGGGGACCTATGATGTATTCATCAATATCTCAGGAGGTATCAAGATCAACGAGCCTTCTGCTGATCTTGCCATCATTGCTGCTATTCTCAGCAGCTACAGAGACAGAGAACTCAGTTCGGAAACACTCTTCCTCGGAGAAGTCTCCCTTACCGGTGAAATCCGTGAAATCCCAGGCCTTACCCAACGTCTCAAAGAGATTGAGACCCAAGGCTTTAAAAAGGCTCTCATCCCCAACAAACCCATAGAGCATACTGATGTCAAGTGTTTTGTTACTGATGAAGTTTCAAAAGTAGTTGACTGGATGTAA
- the acpS gene encoding holo-ACP synthase translates to MKIGTDIIQINRIEKSLKRYGNKFKQRFLSTSEIDIAHRIETIAGFWAAKEAIAKALGCGIGKDLSFHDIVIAKDNKGAPCFNLTKEAQKLHRIKASSLSISHDGGFAIAVVVIEQ, encoded by the coding sequence ATGAAAATCGGAACAGACATTATTCAGATCAACCGTATCGAGAAGTCTCTCAAACGGTATGGTAACAAATTCAAACAACGTTTTCTCTCTACAAGCGAGATCGATATTGCACACCGGATTGAGACAATTGCAGGATTTTGGGCAGCAAAAGAAGCAATTGCAAAAGCTTTAGGATGCGGAATTGGAAAAGATCTCTCTTTTCATGATATAGTGATCGCCAAAGACAACAAGGGTGCTCCCTGTTTCAATCTTACAAAAGAGGCACAGAAGTTACACAGAATCAAAGCGTCATCTCTCTCAATCAGCCATGACGGCGGTTTTGCCATTGCTGTCGTTGTCATTGAGCAATAA
- a CDS encoding SAM-dependent methyltransferase has translation MYFSDYMNEWLYGEHGYYRHFKAIGKSGDFYTAVSTSSFFGASIANHFYKLIKEGKADRNGWLIEVGAHQGYLLCDMIQWLYTCDPTLMETLKFGIVERQPEVQKAQLEYIGSRFGEDVEVTHFDDISKVKAEYAFVVANEIFDAFPCDLYKDGKVATVEDHKIGWEEASPEMKAWAEQHYLTTGEIAVGYEAFAKAMAEGIGKCDFVTFDYGEKYVRNDFSIRVYREHETFPLFDEDLKLEESFQQDDITYDVNFAHVLEAYKAAGFSEETYETQARALIRFGIIDILEQFAKQTLQANYMREADKIKTLIAPTMMGDRFKMIHLKKG, from the coding sequence ATGTACTTTAGCGACTATATGAACGAATGGCTCTACGGAGAGCATGGATACTACAGACACTTCAAGGCAATAGGTAAAAGCGGGGATTTCTATACGGCAGTAAGCACCAGCTCCTTTTTCGGTGCAAGCATTGCCAACCATTTTTACAAGTTGATAAAGGAGGGCAAAGCTGACCGTAATGGCTGGCTCATTGAAGTGGGTGCCCACCAGGGGTATCTGTTGTGTGATATGATACAGTGGCTCTATACCTGTGATCCGACACTGATGGAGACGTTGAAGTTCGGTATTGTTGAGCGTCAGCCTGAAGTGCAAAAGGCTCAATTGGAATATATAGGATCACGTTTTGGGGAAGATGTGGAAGTGACACATTTTGATGACATTTCCAAAGTAAAAGCAGAGTATGCTTTTGTAGTTGCCAACGAGATCTTTGATGCTTTTCCGTGTGATCTCTACAAAGACGGAAAAGTTGCTACTGTGGAAGATCATAAGATAGGTTGGGAAGAAGCTTCTCCGGAGATGAAAGCATGGGCAGAACAACATTATCTTACTACCGGAGAGATCGCAGTAGGGTATGAAGCATTTGCCAAGGCAATGGCAGAAGGTATTGGAAAGTGTGACTTTGTAACCTTTGATTATGGAGAAAAGTATGTACGTAATGACTTTTCCATCAGGGTTTACAGAGAGCATGAAACTTTTCCGCTTTTTGATGAAGATCTGAAGCTTGAAGAGTCATTTCAACAAGATGATATTACGTATGATGTTAATTTTGCTCATGTACTTGAGGCTTATAAAGCAGCCGGTTTTAGCGAAGAGACATATGAAACACAGGCAAGAGCACTGATTCGTTTTGGAATTATTGATATTTTGGAACAGTTTGCCAAACAGACTTTACAGGCAAACTATATGAGAGAAGCGGACAAGATAAAGACGCTTATTGCCCCAACCATGATGGGGGATCGTTTCAAAATGATCCATCTTAAAAAAGGATAG
- a CDS encoding TolC family protein, with protein sequence MKDSSVLKRLFLLCSLVAIPLFGDVLKDILSTNKTLMFEYELERNELESDKLSKSWINPVILRYSQNHSTQFPGQTIKTGSYTVSIDQPIFRSGGIYYAIKYADAFRSANRTDIILKRRQMIGDAVSILFQLRKNALQQKKLTLQIANDKIDIYQKRDSYNAGLLDSSFLDQAILKKSQDEASLLELKLNLLELKQNFSLLSDKDPATLKLPKLKLISKESYRAHNLELKRDAMIAEELEYQENMTIAKYLPSISLQGQYTDGDLNPLWGGSGIKERYYNYGFTISMPLDINSFTDIESNKVAKLRAKTQVLDRKETVDEEYAWVQNSLNILERKIALAKKDEKVYSSLYHLTKNLAQAGEKTSLDVAVMRNSLKIRKLDQKIYEIDKQIQLLKLYIRVENVL encoded by the coding sequence ATGAAGGATTCAAGCGTTTTGAAGCGGCTATTTCTACTTTGTAGTCTTGTAGCGATCCCTCTTTTCGGGGATGTGCTGAAAGATATTCTTTCAACCAACAAGACATTGATGTTTGAGTACGAGCTTGAGCGTAATGAACTTGAGAGCGACAAACTTTCAAAGAGCTGGATCAATCCGGTGATACTGCGTTACAGTCAGAACCACTCTACCCAGTTCCCGGGACAGACCATAAAAACGGGGAGCTATACTGTCTCCATTGATCAGCCGATCTTCCGTTCAGGCGGTATCTACTATGCTATTAAGTATGCTGATGCGTTTAGATCCGCCAACAGAACCGATATTATTCTCAAACGTCGCCAGATGATAGGGGATGCCGTTTCCATTCTTTTTCAACTAAGAAAAAATGCACTTCAGCAAAAGAAGCTTACACTTCAGATAGCAAATGACAAGATTGATATTTACCAGAAACGAGACAGTTACAATGCCGGTTTGCTAGACAGCAGTTTTCTTGATCAGGCAATCCTGAAGAAGAGTCAGGATGAAGCATCCCTTCTGGAGCTTAAACTTAATCTGCTGGAGCTCAAACAGAATTTTTCGCTGTTAAGCGACAAAGACCCCGCTACTCTGAAACTTCCAAAATTAAAACTGATCAGTAAAGAGAGCTATAGGGCACATAACCTTGAACTCAAAAGAGATGCAATGATCGCTGAAGAGTTGGAATATCAAGAAAATATGACTATAGCCAAGTATCTGCCCAGTATTTCACTTCAGGGACAGTATACCGATGGTGATCTCAACCCTTTATGGGGAGGAAGCGGTATTAAGGAGCGTTACTACAATTACGGTTTTACTATTTCCATGCCTTTGGATATCAACAGTTTTACAGATATTGAATCGAATAAAGTAGCCAAACTGCGTGCAAAGACACAGGTACTTGACAGAAAAGAGACTGTGGATGAAGAGTATGCATGGGTACAAAACTCTTTGAATATCCTTGAGAGAAAGATCGCCCTGGCAAAAAAAGATGAAAAGGTATACAGTAGCCTCTACCATCTGACTAAAAATCTTGCACAGGCTGGTGAAAAGACCTCTTTGGATGTTGCTGTGATGCGTAATTCTCTGAAGATACGCAAACTTGATCAGAAGATCTATGAGATCGATAAGCAGATACAGCTGCTCAAACTCTATATACGGGTGGAAAATGTACTTTAG
- a CDS encoding aspartate aminotransferase family protein, producing MTLEELDKKYVLQTYARDYTNFVKGVGSTLYDESGRDYIDFASGIAVNSVGHGNEKLVSAICEQVKKIIHISNLQVIEPQAKLAQKIVELSGYDMGVFFANSGAEANEGAIKIARKYGETKFENKRYKVITLEHSFHGRTITTVKATGQESFHTPHFSPYPAGFSYEKSIEDVYKAIDDETVAVLIELVQGEGGVQPFEKEEIQKLAAHLKENGVLLIVDEVQTGVYRTGEFLASNLYEIEPDIITLAKGLGGGVPIGAVMTRHKDVFAPGDHGSTFGGNYLSTAAGLAVLDILSELYDNGVLHETLLYFEQKLKETASKYDTLFDKEVGLGMMRGLRAKSAEIQGNIIKNCMKEGLVILKAGRNTVRFLPSLTIRKDEIDEGFKRFEAAISTL from the coding sequence ATGACATTGGAAGAATTAGATAAAAAATATGTGCTGCAAACTTATGCACGTGACTATACAAACTTTGTAAAGGGTGTGGGTTCTACTCTGTATGATGAGAGCGGACGAGACTATATTGATTTTGCTTCAGGTATTGCTGTGAATTCTGTGGGGCACGGAAACGAGAAATTGGTGAGTGCCATTTGTGAGCAGGTAAAGAAGATCATTCATATCTCCAATCTGCAGGTGATAGAGCCACAGGCAAAGCTGGCACAGAAGATTGTGGAGCTTTCAGGGTATGATATGGGGGTATTCTTTGCAAATTCGGGAGCAGAGGCAAATGAAGGAGCTATCAAGATTGCACGTAAATATGGCGAAACGAAGTTTGAGAACAAACGTTACAAGGTCATTACATTGGAGCACTCGTTCCATGGACGTACTATTACAACAGTGAAAGCGACTGGTCAGGAGAGTTTTCATACGCCGCATTTCTCACCGTATCCTGCCGGGTTCAGTTATGAAAAGAGTATAGAAGATGTTTACAAAGCGATAGATGATGAGACGGTAGCAGTACTCATAGAACTGGTACAGGGTGAAGGGGGTGTGCAGCCCTTTGAAAAAGAAGAGATACAGAAACTTGCTGCTCATTTAAAAGAGAACGGGGTATTACTTATTGTTGATGAGGTACAGACTGGTGTGTACAGAACAGGAGAGTTTTTAGCATCGAATCTGTATGAGATCGAGCCGGACATCATTACTCTGGCCAAAGGACTTGGCGGAGGTGTACCTATTGGTGCGGTAATGACCAGACATAAAGATGTTTTTGCTCCCGGAGACCATGGAAGCACATTTGGCGGGAATTATTTGAGCACAGCAGCGGGACTTGCCGTACTTGACATTCTTTCTGAGCTTTATGATAACGGAGTACTGCATGAAACGCTGCTTTATTTTGAGCAAAAACTGAAGGAGACTGCATCCAAATATGACACTCTTTTTGACAAAGAGGTGGGGCTTGGGATGATGCGCGGGCTGCGTGCAAAAAGTGCTGAGATTCAGGGGAATATCATTAAAAACTGTATGAAAGAGGGACTGGTCATTCTTAAAGCAGGGCGTAACACGGTACGTTTTCTTCCGAGTCTAACTATTAGAAAAGATGAAATTGATGAAGGATTCAAGCGTTTTGAAGCGGCTATTTCTACTTTGTAG